In Candidatus Eremiobacteraceae bacterium, a genomic segment contains:
- a CDS encoding gamma-glutamyltransferase family protein: protein MTSPHAAATSAGASVLDAGGTAADAAVAVGSTLSVVYPHMTGIGGDLFALYFDAASSRVYAYDGSGAAGALATHEFYERSGFAAIPERGPAAALTVPGAVDAWFALRERFGSMEMSRLVASGVRLARDGAPVARSVARALFEERELLDGDEGARAVYGSGRSATALLVQPALARTLENIGSRGRHWFYEGEAAAAIEGYCARIGSPLRAPDLAAHRGAWVEPIRTGFFGYDSLTTAPPSQGLALLIAQSIYEAFPGASSVDDVSASFVHAAVEATRFAYADRDAHVCDPSYRPAPIERLLARDRIRELASRIDPDRAADHLPSGVADLGGTTYFACVDARGDAVSVIQSIYQHFGSCVVVPELGIALHNRGCWFTLDEGRPRSLAPGRRPFHTLIANMLLQDGMPHVVYGSMGGDAQPQTGLSLSIRIGERGMEPQAAIERPRWRWSSGTDPALVIERRAGAACIEGLRARGHRVGVTDDWDEALGHAGAIVIDRSRGMILAGTDPRSDGLALAG from the coding sequence GTGACGTCACCGCACGCCGCCGCGACGAGCGCCGGCGCGTCGGTGCTTGACGCCGGCGGCACGGCCGCCGATGCCGCCGTCGCGGTCGGCTCGACGCTGAGCGTCGTCTATCCGCACATGACAGGGATCGGCGGGGATCTTTTCGCGTTGTATTTCGACGCAGCGTCGAGCCGTGTCTACGCCTACGACGGGTCGGGCGCCGCGGGCGCTCTGGCGACACACGAATTCTACGAGCGATCGGGTTTTGCGGCGATACCCGAGCGAGGACCGGCGGCGGCGCTCACCGTTCCTGGCGCCGTCGACGCGTGGTTCGCGCTGCGCGAACGCTTCGGCTCCATGGAGATGTCACGTCTCGTAGCATCGGGCGTCCGGCTCGCGCGCGACGGTGCGCCGGTCGCACGCAGTGTGGCGCGAGCGCTGTTCGAGGAACGCGAACTTCTCGATGGCGATGAAGGCGCGCGTGCGGTATACGGTTCAGGCAGATCCGCGACTGCGTTGCTCGTGCAGCCTGCGCTCGCGCGGACGCTCGAGAATATCGGATCGCGCGGCCGGCATTGGTTCTATGAAGGTGAGGCCGCCGCGGCGATTGAGGGCTACTGCGCGCGCATCGGCAGTCCGCTGCGCGCACCGGATCTCGCCGCGCATCGCGGCGCCTGGGTCGAGCCTATACGGACCGGCTTCTTCGGATACGATTCGCTGACGACCGCACCGCCGAGCCAAGGCCTCGCGCTGCTCATCGCGCAGTCGATCTATGAAGCGTTCCCCGGAGCGTCTTCGGTCGATGACGTTTCCGCTTCATTCGTCCACGCGGCGGTCGAGGCGACGCGCTTCGCGTATGCCGACCGCGACGCGCACGTGTGCGATCCGAGTTACCGCCCGGCGCCGATCGAACGTCTCCTCGCGCGCGACCGCATCCGAGAGCTCGCATCGCGGATAGATCCGGACCGTGCGGCCGACCATCTGCCGAGCGGCGTCGCCGATCTCGGCGGCACGACCTACTTCGCATGCGTCGACGCGCGCGGCGACGCCGTGTCGGTCATCCAGTCGATCTATCAGCACTTCGGATCGTGCGTCGTCGTACCCGAGCTGGGGATCGCGTTGCACAATCGCGGCTGTTGGTTCACGCTCGACGAGGGCCGGCCGCGTTCGCTTGCACCCGGACGCCGTCCGTTCCACACGCTCATCGCGAACATGTTGCTGCAGGACGGCATGCCACACGTCGTCTACGGTTCGATGGGCGGCGATGCACAGCCGCAAACCGGTCTGTCGCTTTCGATACGCATCGGCGAACGCGGCATGGAGCCGCAAGCCGCGATCGAGCGTCCGCGCTGGCGCTGGTCGAGCGGCACCGATCCCGCGCTCGTGATCGAGCGCCGGGCCGGCGCTGCCTGCATCGAGGGTCTTCGCGCGCGCGGTCATCGCGTCGGCGTCACCGACGATTGGGATGAAGCGCTGGGCCATGCCGGCGCGATCGTCATCGATCGCAGCCGCGGCA
- a CDS encoding phosphodiester glycosidase family protein, producing MRTPFVLLLAASVMLAGAAFPQPAGWPAVTVVSDTSEPLGPGVTYERWALTTAAGPIVVYLTTVDLRDPHVALVVATHHDVIAGADEALTSMTDRARAEAAINADYFDIGGSGAPLNVLATGGRFLHQPDGAAALVVGQDGRVTLGAVTLQATLTDAAGSSLTVNAVNDWGVNDGLSLITPEFGADAGSDVEIVLAPNGPSSYKVVAAVFGASHLLPLSQGQFGLVARGAEQVGRLSPFAPGDSVSLAFATTPSSIVSAVGGGPLLLRGGSAVVDASAPAPQEANVRYPVTGAGVSADGSTLRLVAVDGRAPARSIGITRPMLGALLAALGASDAMAFDSGGSTEMAIRHLGDTVSSVANVPSDGRERLIADALLVINTATPGPVAQALVRTDGARSAVLSGSHLRLSAAAVDAGLQPVAVPERSASFTSDTPAIATVDADGMLSAIAPGRVEVSARIGTIASSQQPIDVVAAPDAVAITGYDRVVEAGSAVRLSVVATLKDGRTVAVDPNAISWTSSGDGKVAADGTFTGGAAAGVASVTARVGATGATLPLLVGEHSVMLDALIDPKSPIAWQFSSSPQSVGGGVDRAFAPDRSSGLHLTYVFTQGGATRAAYANAVLPVPGQPLAFSVDVYGDAEGEWLRGGYRNADGIVDSLTLARRVDWSGWKTIRVDVPATARWPIVWTRFYAVETRADALEAGDLWFRNFAAIEAGPAAAPSPSPAPSPSS from the coding sequence ATGCGCACGCCGTTCGTTCTCCTGTTAGCCGCTTCGGTCATGCTCGCAGGTGCCGCGTTTCCACAACCTGCGGGTTGGCCCGCCGTCACGGTCGTCTCAGACACGTCGGAGCCGCTCGGGCCGGGCGTGACGTACGAACGGTGGGCGTTGACGACGGCGGCCGGTCCGATCGTCGTCTACCTCACAACGGTCGATCTTCGCGACCCGCACGTGGCGCTCGTCGTAGCGACGCACCACGACGTCATCGCCGGCGCCGACGAGGCGCTGACGTCGATGACGGATCGCGCACGCGCCGAAGCCGCGATCAACGCCGACTATTTCGACATCGGCGGCTCGGGGGCGCCGCTCAACGTCCTCGCGACCGGCGGCCGCTTCTTGCACCAGCCGGATGGTGCCGCGGCACTCGTCGTCGGTCAGGATGGGCGAGTGACTCTTGGGGCGGTGACGCTGCAAGCGACGCTCACCGACGCCGCGGGCTCATCGCTGACCGTGAACGCCGTCAACGATTGGGGCGTCAACGATGGTCTGTCGCTCATCACGCCGGAATTCGGGGCTGACGCGGGTTCCGATGTCGAGATCGTGTTGGCGCCGAATGGACCGTCGTCGTACAAGGTCGTCGCCGCCGTCTTCGGCGCGTCGCACCTGTTGCCGCTGTCGCAAGGACAGTTCGGTCTTGTCGCGCGCGGCGCCGAACAGGTAGGACGGTTGTCACCGTTCGCGCCGGGCGATTCCGTCTCGCTTGCGTTTGCCACGACGCCTTCGTCGATCGTGTCGGCTGTCGGGGGCGGCCCGCTCTTGCTGCGCGGCGGTTCGGCCGTGGTCGACGCGTCCGCGCCGGCCCCGCAAGAAGCGAACGTCCGCTACCCGGTCACCGGCGCGGGCGTGTCGGCCGACGGATCGACGCTGCGCCTCGTCGCAGTCGACGGCCGGGCTCCGGCGAGATCGATCGGTATAACGCGACCGATGCTCGGAGCGTTGCTCGCAGCGCTCGGCGCAAGCGACGCCATGGCATTCGACAGCGGCGGCTCGACCGAGATGGCGATACGCCACCTCGGCGACACGGTGTCGTCGGTCGCGAACGTGCCGTCCGACGGGCGCGAGCGATTGATCGCCGACGCGCTGCTCGTCATCAATACCGCAACGCCCGGACCTGTGGCCCAAGCGCTCGTCCGCACGGACGGCGCCCGGAGCGCGGTGCTTTCGGGCAGTCACCTGCGGTTGTCCGCTGCCGCCGTCGACGCGGGACTGCAACCCGTCGCCGTGCCGGAGAGGTCTGCGAGCTTTACGTCGGACACGCCCGCGATCGCGACGGTCGATGCCGACGGGATGCTCAGCGCGATAGCGCCGGGGCGTGTCGAGGTGAGCGCGCGTATAGGGACCATAGCGTCGTCGCAGCAGCCGATCGACGTGGTCGCGGCGCCCGACGCCGTCGCGATAACCGGGTACGACCGCGTGGTCGAAGCCGGCTCTGCGGTACGCCTTTCTGTCGTCGCGACGCTCAAGGATGGCCGGACTGTCGCCGTCGACCCGAATGCGATTTCGTGGACATCGTCGGGCGACGGCAAAGTCGCCGCTGACGGCACGTTCACCGGCGGCGCCGCGGCGGGCGTCGCGAGCGTGACGGCACGCGTCGGGGCGACCGGTGCGACGTTGCCCCTGCTCGTCGGCGAGCATTCCGTCATGCTCGACGCGCTCATCGATCCGAAGTCGCCGATCGCGTGGCAGTTCTCGTCGAGCCCGCAAAGCGTCGGCGGAGGCGTCGATCGTGCGTTTGCCCCGGATCGATCTTCAGGGCTGCATCTCACGTACGTATTCACGCAAGGCGGCGCGACGAGAGCGGCCTATGCGAATGCCGTGCTGCCGGTACCGGGTCAACCGCTCGCGTTCTCCGTCGACGTGTACGGCGACGCCGAGGGCGAGTGGTTGCGCGGCGGCTATCGAAACGCGGATGGCATCGTCGATTCGCTGACGCTCGCGCGACGCGTCGACTGGAGCGGATGGAAGACGATCCGCGTCGACGTGCCCGCGACCGCGCGCTGGCCCATCGTCTGGACGCGCTTCTATGCGGTCGAGACGCGCGCCGACGCGCTCGAAGCGGGCGATCTTTGGTTCAGGAACTTCGCGGCTATCGAGGCGGGTCCGGCCGCGGCGCCGAGTCCGTCGCCGGCGCCGTCACCGTCGTCTTGA
- a CDS encoding serine hydrolase — protein MSEKRPQVVHDAELERAILDALEESALAKVGYAYVADLDAMRFGAYRADEVIYPASVIKVPIMAEAFRQAEAGELRLDDVVTVTQSNQTTTWGQSPFPAGANATVGGLVERMITHSDNVATNQLFDVLRRERVTAYMHELGLPTFFLGRKLSGSEPLIVDSEMTGRNRLPPREIGALLTLIATDAVPASARQREILRRCVHNDKLVPALHEGDVFMHKTGETSDLSHDAGILKTAQGKTYVVVLYTTPEPKGDDSDADHVNPQMTAWMRSLRARL, from the coding sequence ATGTCTGAGAAGCGACCGCAGGTGGTCCACGACGCAGAGCTCGAGCGCGCGATTCTCGACGCGCTCGAAGAGTCCGCGCTCGCGAAAGTCGGGTACGCGTACGTGGCGGATCTTGATGCCATGCGTTTTGGCGCGTATCGCGCCGACGAGGTCATCTATCCCGCGAGCGTCATCAAAGTGCCGATCATGGCAGAGGCGTTCCGCCAAGCCGAGGCCGGCGAGCTTCGCCTTGACGACGTCGTCACCGTCACACAATCGAATCAGACGACGACCTGGGGGCAGTCGCCGTTTCCTGCGGGCGCGAACGCGACGGTGGGCGGCCTCGTCGAGCGCATGATCACGCACTCCGACAACGTAGCGACGAACCAGCTCTTCGACGTGCTGCGCCGCGAACGCGTCACGGCGTACATGCACGAGCTCGGCTTGCCGACGTTTTTTCTCGGACGAAAGCTGTCGGGATCGGAACCGCTGATCGTCGACAGTGAGATGACCGGCCGCAATCGCCTGCCGCCGCGCGAGATCGGCGCCTTGTTGACGCTCATCGCTACCGATGCCGTACCCGCTTCCGCGCGGCAGCGCGAGATATTGCGCCGCTGCGTGCACAACGACAAACTCGTGCCGGCCTTGCACGAGGGAGATGTCTTCATGCACAAGACCGGCGAGACGTCGGATCTTTCGCACGACGCCGGCATCCTCAAGACCGCGCAAGGCAAGACCTACGTCGTCGTCCTCTACACGACGCCGGAACCGAAAGGCGACGACTCGGACGCCGATCACGTCAACCCGCAGATGACGGCGTGGATGCGTTCGCTGCGCGCGCGTCTGTAG
- a CDS encoding multifunctional oxoglutarate decarboxylase/oxoglutarate dehydrogenase thiamine pyrophosphate-binding subunit/dihydrolipoyllysine-residue succinyltransferase subunit, producing MPDSTVQVVLPEMGESVSEGSVTGWRKAVGDRIAEGEPLVDVTTDKVDVEVPAPASGTLARIVVADGATVPVGALLAEIDTSSAGNAADVHKPPSAAPAAAPTAPAAQSERAAEAIVVPESASPLAKRLAYVKGVDVSGATGTGPGGALRRDDVATAADGRATAPIPPAPADATLTPLKGPAASLASYMEQSLSIPTATSFRSFAVDVMDARRRELNSALAAQRRAEKISFTHLIAFAIVKAAGDVPSMATSFRRGEAGPERVTRGVHLGIAVDMQRKDGSRFLIVPVIHDAAALDFKTFHATYETLVAKARTNTLTPPEVAGATMTLTNPGGIGTVASVPRLMPGQGTIVAAGAIGYPPGLGGAPEATLKSIGVAKVMTLTSTYDHRVIQGAESGEFLRRIEQLLAGGGDFYDTVFRDLGLSSPMALATATPAADARKSATSVADFDLMRAAAAGASLVSRYRNHGHIIARLDPLDVRHPTDPALDPATLDLTPELMKAVPAGALRVYTPGNNLAEVLERLRSIYCSTIAYEIEHITEHAQRSWLRKQIESGAHLAPVSKEHRLRLVERLSRVEAFERYLRKAFLGQKTFSIEGLDAMVPMLEELLDLLGADGVGEVDIGMAHRGRLSVITHVVDRPYEEVLLEFEQAEARGVQGEGDVTGDVKYHKGASGTYRSADGKQILVTLANNPSHLEAVDGVVEGKTRAAQTDRSKNIATLDTHRAVAVLVHGDAAFSAQGTVAETLNLSALAGYTTGGTIHIIANNQIGFTTTPEEGRSTRYASDLAKGFEVPVVHVNADDIEACIAAIRLAVGYREEFGRDVVIDLIGYRRFGHNEADEPAYTQPQMYETIAKHPTVREIFARQLVAEGAVTEAEVQQRLDAATERVAQAHRNAKAQANDTSRSQPVTKAPNGAAAAAAPDTRLSADALKTLDAGLLAVPDGFTIHPKLARQMERRKKSLTAGGEIDWAHAEALAFASLVTGGTAVRLTGQDTERGTFSHRHLVFHDARNGDAWTPLQHLGGAKASFEIFNSPLSEYACVAFEYGYSAAASDALVAWEAQFGDFANGAQIIIDQFISGGFAKWGATSRLTLLLPHGYEGAGPEHSSARLERFLQLAAEGNFRVAYTSTPAQYFHLLRDQALASRARPLVVMTPKSLLRLKAAASSIGDLTDRGFATVIDDPSVADRKKIERVALCTGKIYYDLTTSAARAAAKDLAIVRVELLEPFPLEDVLAAITAYPNVRRVSWVQEEPRNMGARAFVSRRVREPLTRKGIAFDYIGRPDRASPSEGYPGAHAAEQERIVAQALTSKALEEAR from the coding sequence GTGCCCGACAGTACAGTACAGGTCGTCCTTCCCGAGATGGGTGAGTCCGTCAGCGAAGGTTCGGTGACGGGCTGGCGCAAGGCCGTGGGCGATCGCATCGCCGAGGGCGAGCCGCTCGTCGACGTCACGACCGATAAGGTCGACGTCGAGGTTCCCGCACCCGCATCGGGCACGCTCGCGCGGATCGTCGTCGCCGACGGAGCGACGGTGCCGGTCGGGGCGCTTCTCGCCGAAATCGATACGTCGAGCGCCGGAAACGCAGCCGACGTGCACAAGCCGCCGTCGGCCGCGCCGGCTGCGGCCCCAACAGCGCCCGCCGCTCAATCCGAGCGTGCCGCGGAGGCGATCGTCGTTCCGGAAAGCGCCTCACCGCTCGCCAAGCGGCTCGCATACGTCAAGGGTGTCGATGTGAGCGGTGCGACCGGTACGGGTCCAGGCGGTGCGCTCAGGCGAGACGACGTCGCGACCGCCGCTGATGGTCGCGCGACGGCGCCGATCCCACCCGCACCTGCCGACGCGACGCTGACGCCGCTCAAAGGCCCCGCCGCATCGCTCGCATCGTACATGGAGCAGAGCCTCTCCATTCCGACGGCGACGAGCTTCCGCTCGTTCGCGGTCGACGTGATGGACGCTCGCCGGCGCGAGCTCAACTCGGCGCTCGCCGCGCAGCGAAGAGCCGAGAAGATATCGTTCACGCACCTCATCGCGTTCGCGATCGTCAAGGCTGCCGGCGACGTGCCGTCGATGGCGACGTCGTTCCGTCGCGGCGAAGCCGGTCCCGAGCGCGTGACGCGCGGCGTCCACCTCGGCATCGCCGTCGACATGCAACGCAAAGATGGCAGCCGCTTTCTCATCGTACCGGTCATCCACGACGCTGCGGCGCTCGATTTCAAGACCTTCCACGCGACGTACGAAACGCTCGTCGCCAAAGCGCGCACGAACACGCTGACGCCGCCCGAGGTCGCCGGCGCGACCATGACGCTCACGAATCCGGGCGGTATCGGAACCGTCGCGTCGGTGCCGCGGTTGATGCCGGGGCAAGGCACAATCGTCGCCGCGGGAGCGATCGGATATCCGCCGGGTCTCGGCGGCGCTCCCGAAGCGACGCTCAAGAGCATCGGCGTCGCCAAAGTGATGACCTTGACGAGCACGTACGATCACCGCGTCATCCAAGGCGCGGAGAGCGGCGAGTTCCTGCGACGCATCGAGCAGCTCCTCGCAGGCGGCGGCGATTTCTACGACACCGTCTTCCGCGATCTCGGTTTGAGTTCGCCGATGGCGCTCGCCACCGCGACGCCGGCCGCCGACGCACGCAAGAGCGCGACATCCGTCGCCGACTTCGATCTCATGCGCGCCGCCGCAGCCGGTGCGTCGCTCGTGTCGCGCTATCGCAACCACGGACACATCATCGCACGACTCGACCCGCTCGATGTCCGTCATCCGACGGATCCCGCGCTCGACCCCGCGACGCTCGATCTCACGCCGGAACTCATGAAGGCGGTACCGGCGGGTGCGCTGCGCGTCTACACGCCCGGCAACAACCTCGCCGAGGTCCTCGAACGGCTGCGATCGATCTACTGCTCGACGATCGCCTATGAGATCGAGCACATCACGGAGCACGCGCAGCGCTCGTGGCTCCGCAAACAGATAGAATCCGGCGCGCATCTTGCGCCGGTGTCGAAGGAGCACCGCCTGCGGCTCGTCGAGCGGCTCAGCCGCGTCGAAGCGTTCGAGCGTTACCTCCGCAAGGCGTTCCTCGGGCAGAAGACTTTTTCTATCGAAGGCCTCGATGCGATGGTCCCGATGCTCGAGGAGTTGCTCGATCTGCTCGGCGCCGATGGCGTCGGTGAAGTCGACATCGGCATGGCACATCGCGGCCGGCTATCGGTCATCACGCATGTCGTCGACCGCCCATACGAAGAGGTGCTGCTCGAGTTCGAGCAGGCCGAAGCGCGAGGCGTCCAAGGCGAAGGCGACGTCACCGGCGACGTCAAGTACCATAAGGGTGCGTCGGGGACGTATCGCTCGGCCGACGGCAAGCAGATCCTCGTAACGCTCGCGAACAATCCGAGCCATCTCGAAGCGGTCGACGGCGTCGTCGAGGGCAAGACGCGTGCGGCGCAGACCGATCGCTCGAAGAACATCGCGACGCTCGATACGCATCGGGCGGTCGCCGTGCTCGTCCATGGCGATGCCGCGTTCTCCGCACAAGGAACGGTCGCCGAGACCCTCAACCTTTCGGCGCTCGCAGGCTATACGACGGGCGGCACGATCCACATCATCGCGAACAACCAGATCGGTTTCACCACGACGCCCGAAGAAGGGCGCTCGACGCGCTACGCGAGCGATCTAGCGAAGGGCTTCGAGGTGCCGGTCGTCCACGTCAACGCGGACGACATCGAGGCATGCATCGCCGCGATCCGCCTCGCAGTCGGGTATCGCGAGGAATTCGGTCGGGACGTCGTCATCGATCTCATCGGCTACCGCCGCTTCGGCCACAACGAAGCGGACGAGCCGGCGTACACGCAGCCTCAGATGTACGAGACGATCGCTAAACACCCGACGGTCCGCGAGATCTTCGCCCGACAGCTCGTCGCGGAAGGCGCGGTGACCGAGGCCGAGGTGCAGCAGCGCCTTGATGCCGCGACCGAACGCGTCGCGCAGGCGCATCGCAACGCCAAGGCGCAGGCGAACGACACGAGCCGCTCGCAGCCGGTGACGAAGGCGCCGAACGGCGCCGCTGCCGCTGCCGCGCCGGATACGCGACTGAGCGCGGATGCGCTGAAGACGCTCGACGCAGGTTTGCTCGCCGTTCCCGACGGCTTCACGATCCATCCGAAACTCGCGCGTCAGATGGAGCGGCGAAAGAAATCGCTGACGGCCGGCGGTGAGATCGATTGGGCACACGCCGAAGCGCTCGCTTTCGCATCGCTCGTCACGGGCGGCACGGCGGTGAGGCTCACCGGTCAAGATACCGAGCGAGGCACGTTCTCGCATCGCCACCTCGTCTTCCACGACGCACGCAACGGCGACGCGTGGACGCCGCTGCAGCACCTGGGGGGCGCCAAGGCGTCGTTCGAGATCTTCAACAGCCCGCTGTCCGAGTACGCCTGCGTCGCCTTCGAGTACGGCTACAGCGCCGCGGCGTCGGACGCGCTCGTCGCATGGGAAGCGCAGTTCGGCGATTTCGCGAACGGCGCGCAGATCATCATCGATCAGTTCATCAGCGGCGGCTTTGCGAAGTGGGGTGCGACGTCGCGTCTGACGCTGCTGCTTCCACACGGCTACGAAGGTGCGGGACCCGAGCATTCGAGCGCGAGGCTCGAGCGCTTCCTCCAGCTGGCAGCCGAGGGCAACTTCCGCGTCGCGTATACGTCGACTCCGGCGCAATACTTCCATCTCTTGCGCGATCAAGCGCTCGCCTCGCGCGCGCGTCCGCTCGTCGTCATGACGCCGAAGAGCTTGCTTCGGCTCAAGGCCGCCGCATCGAGCATCGGCGATCTGACCGACCGCGGCTTCGCGACGGTCATCGACGACCCGTCGGTCGCCGATCGCAAGAAGATCGAACGCGTCGCCCTATGCACCGGCAAGATCTACTACGACCTCACGACGAGCGCGGCACGCGCAGCCGCGAAGGATCTCGCGATCGTGCGCGTCGAGCTGCTCGAGCCGTTCCCGCTTGAAGACGTGCTCGCGGCGATCACCGCGTATCCGAACGTCCGTCGCGTCAGTTGGGTCCAAGAAGAGCCGCGCAACATGGGCGCGCGCGCCTTCGTGTCGCGCCGCGTTCGCGAGCCGCTGACGCGCAAAGGCATCGCTTTCGATTACATCGGGCGGCCGGATCGCGCGAGCCCGTCCGAAGGCTATCCCGGTGCGCACGCAGCCGAACAGGAACGCATCGTCGCACAGGCTCTGACGTCGAAGGCGCTCGAGGAAGCGCGGTGA
- the lpdA gene encoding dihydrolipoyl dehydrogenase, whose amino-acid sequence MSARVIVLGGGPAGDVAALRAAQLGAQVTMIERAELGGTCLNWGCIPTKALLSSADVLRKVRKAAEFGIIVGEPKVDFARMMARKDEIVLKQRRGVEAACKRKKVTVVRGHGIVEGDAVAVDGVPHPYDFLIVAVGTQPAGLPGIDMDHATVLTSDDVLLLERVPKKLIILGGGVIGCEFASLFAALGTEIAIIELLPRILAPVDAKSTAYFQRLLEAEGVRVHAGRRLAAVKEYRKDGITVSLDDGTELDGDALLVSIGRKAQTRGIGLEDAGVVIDERGHIVVDEYLRSANPKIYGIGDCIGGLQLAHKGSAEGHRAAENALGHHVMPMDRTVVPSCIYTHPEIAMVGLNADTAKEAGFETKIGQARFVGDAKALAEGEPDGFAQIISDAKTGRILGATIIGVHAVEIIHEIGVAMSDALTIDELGSIIHAHPTVSEMVMDAAQQGAGVAPYLS is encoded by the coding sequence GTGAGCGCACGAGTCATCGTGCTCGGCGGCGGCCCTGCCGGCGACGTCGCCGCGCTGCGCGCCGCGCAGCTCGGCGCTCAAGTGACGATGATCGAGCGCGCGGAACTCGGCGGCACCTGCCTCAATTGGGGCTGCATCCCTACCAAGGCACTGCTCTCGTCCGCCGACGTGCTACGCAAGGTCCGCAAGGCCGCAGAATTCGGCATCATCGTCGGTGAACCGAAGGTCGATTTCGCGCGCATGATGGCTCGCAAAGACGAGATCGTGCTCAAGCAGCGCCGCGGCGTCGAAGCGGCTTGCAAACGCAAGAAGGTGACGGTCGTGCGCGGACACGGTATCGTCGAGGGCGATGCGGTCGCTGTGGACGGCGTGCCGCATCCCTACGATTTCCTCATCGTCGCGGTCGGCACGCAGCCGGCCGGACTGCCCGGCATCGACATGGACCACGCGACGGTCCTCACCTCGGATGACGTGCTTCTCCTCGAGCGTGTGCCGAAAAAGCTCATCATCCTCGGCGGCGGCGTCATCGGGTGCGAGTTCGCCAGCTTGTTCGCGGCGCTCGGCACGGAAATCGCGATCATCGAGCTTCTGCCGCGGATCCTTGCTCCTGTCGATGCGAAATCGACGGCGTACTTCCAGCGTCTGCTCGAAGCCGAAGGCGTGCGAGTCCACGCCGGGCGGCGGCTCGCGGCGGTCAAGGAATATCGCAAAGATGGAATTACCGTCTCGCTCGACGACGGCACCGAGCTCGACGGCGATGCGCTCCTCGTCTCGATCGGCCGTAAGGCGCAGACGCGCGGCATCGGGCTCGAAGACGCCGGTGTCGTCATCGACGAGCGCGGGCACATAGTCGTCGACGAATATCTGCGCAGTGCGAACCCGAAGATCTACGGGATCGGCGATTGCATCGGCGGCTTGCAGCTCGCTCACAAGGGCTCGGCTGAAGGCCATCGCGCCGCTGAGAACGCGCTCGGGCATCACGTCATGCCGATGGACCGGACGGTCGTGCCTTCGTGCATATACACGCATCCTGAGATCGCCATGGTCGGCCTCAACGCCGACACCGCGAAAGAAGCCGGCTTCGAGACGAAGATCGGGCAAGCGCGATTCGTCGGCGACGCCAAAGCGCTCGCCGAAGGCGAGCCCGACGGCTTCGCGCAGATCATTTCCGACGCGAAGACCGGCCGCATTCTCGGCGCGACCATCATCGGCGTCCACGCCGTCGAGATCATCCACGAGATCGGCGTCGCGATGTCGGACGCTTTGACGATAGACGAGCTTGGCTCGATCATCCACGCGCATCCGACCGTGAGCGAAATGGTCATGGACGCGGCGCAACAGGGCGCCGGCGTCGCCCCATACCTTTCTTAA
- a CDS encoding NHL repeat-containing protein, translated as MRVNSKSLLFVVVLATLATSGCSAVSNLLSLPIGQAVKQTIYVGNCGNSSITEYPATATGNVSPTVTISGSNTTLGCPYGVAVDKSGNIYVADLSQGTVSIFSATASGNVAPTRQITGINEPLGVAIDKNGLIYVATIASATVLVFAANASGAASPASTIDLSGQGFTRTCYLTFDKTGNLWVSDESANHVAEYAPGASGAATPMRNISGGNSQLSGAYGVAVDGHGNLYVGNYGNPSVNVYGTSATGNVAPNREIIGAATTFSSPYIPVIRADGVLLVDDSGANSVDVFSKTANGNVAPAGAISGASTGLSEPWGMAIH; from the coding sequence ATGAGAGTCAATTCAAAGTCGCTGCTGTTCGTCGTCGTGCTCGCCACGCTCGCGACGTCGGGCTGCTCGGCTGTCTCAAACCTGCTGTCGCTGCCGATCGGCCAAGCGGTCAAGCAGACGATCTACGTCGGCAACTGCGGCAACTCTTCGATCACCGAATACCCCGCGACGGCGACCGGCAACGTGTCGCCGACGGTCACGATCTCCGGCTCGAACACGACGCTCGGCTGCCCATACGGCGTCGCGGTCGACAAGAGCGGCAACATCTACGTCGCCGACCTCTCTCAAGGCACGGTGTCGATCTTCAGCGCCACCGCTTCTGGGAACGTCGCGCCCACGCGTCAGATCACCGGCATCAACGAGCCGCTCGGCGTCGCCATCGACAAGAACGGTTTGATCTACGTGGCGACGATCGCAAGCGCCACGGTCCTCGTCTTCGCGGCGAATGCGAGCGGCGCCGCATCGCCTGCGAGCACCATCGATCTCTCAGGCCAGGGCTTCACGCGCACGTGCTACCTGACATTCGACAAAACAGGCAACTTGTGGGTTTCCGACGAGAGCGCAAATCACGTCGCAGAGTACGCACCTGGTGCGAGCGGCGCGGCGACGCCGATGCGTAACATCAGCGGCGGCAACTCGCAGCTCTCCGGCGCGTACGGAGTCGCGGTAGACGGACACGGTAATCTGTACGTCGGCAACTACGGCAACCCGTCGGTGAACGTGTATGGGACGTCGGCGACCGGCAACGTCGCGCCGAACCGCGAGATCATCGGAGCCGCGACGACATTCTCATCGCCGTACATCCCGGTCATCCGAGCCGACGGCGTCCTGCTCGTCGACGACAGCGGCGCCAACTCGGTCGACGTCTTTTCGAAGACGGCGAACGGCAACGTCGCACCGGCCGGTGCGATCTCCGGCGCCAGCACCGGGCTCAGCGAGCCTTGGGGAATGGCGATCCACTAG